Proteins from a genomic interval of Papaver somniferum cultivar HN1 chromosome 4, ASM357369v1, whole genome shotgun sequence:
- the LOC113272713 gene encoding uncharacterized protein LOC113272713, with amino-acid sequence MEKYATPEDVAITKAGISITLDGVAGVDQKSNQFWERVFDTYVRSLGNKYDRSVHKLQNRFGTLKKYVKKWVGILRNLHRNNASGCRIDDLERKARLEYSKVSKGKPFGNEEVYRLFKAHVPGFNPEEFDPTQNEEDESEAPSVNASTSSAPTRSDPRWLEEDGPRRPTGKRAQQREASDL; translated from the exons ATGGAAAAATATGCTACACCTgaagatgttgcaatcaccaAAGCTGGGATAAGCATTACACTTGATGGTGTTGCCGGAGTTGATCAAAAATCAAACCAGTTTTGGGAGCGGGTATTTGATACCTATGTAAGAAGCTTGGGGAATAAGTATGATAGGAGTGTTCATAAGTTGCAAAATAGATTTGGTACCTTGAAAAAATATGTCAAAAAGTGGGTTGGTATCTTAAGAAATTTGCATAGAAACAATGCAAGCGGATGCAGAATTGATGATCTT gAGAGAAAAGCTAGATTGGAATATAGTAAGGTTAGCAAGGGAAAACCTTTTGGAAATGAAGAGGTGTACCGACTTTTCAAAGCCCATGTTCCCGGATTCAATCCCGAAGAATTTGATCCTACCCAAAATGAGGAAGATGAATCGGAGGCTCCTAGTGTTAATGCTTCAACAAGTAGTGCTCCGACAAGAAGCGACCCAAGATGGCTTGAAGAGGATGGACCTCGTCGACCAACGGGAAAAAGGGCTCAACAAAGGGAAGCTTCGGATCTATAG